A window from Cytobacillus sp. FSL H8-0458 encodes these proteins:
- a CDS encoding helix-turn-helix transcriptional regulator yields the protein MNSTSITNPKTEAITHSIRNMKENFYDDSLDLTRIAESVNLSPWHFNRVFKQTVGIPPKKYLMALRLLESKKLLLESDWTSTDICFEVGYNSLGTFTSKFSKEVAVSPNNFRKKKDNQYSSFEGISYGEGRYGSVQGQIIVPENFSGTIFLGAFTSALPSGIPSSCCVINANSNREFILRDLPVGNYYIFAAGFNHQVLADSVLASQNFLRARHSKSIQITKKQKISLEYGLKLRSEQETDPPLLASLPHIYEKIIEIMKDSNFEETKVLSS from the coding sequence TTGAATTCCACTTCTATAACCAACCCAAAAACAGAAGCAATAACTCATAGCATTAGAAATATGAAAGAGAATTTTTATGATGATAGCTTAGACCTCACACGTATTGCAGAATCTGTTAATTTAAGTCCGTGGCATTTTAATAGAGTGTTTAAACAAACGGTAGGTATTCCGCCAAAAAAGTATTTAATGGCTCTTAGATTGCTTGAAAGTAAAAAGCTATTACTGGAGTCTGATTGGACCTCAACGGATATTTGTTTTGAAGTAGGCTATAACAGCTTAGGTACTTTCACTTCCAAATTCTCAAAAGAGGTAGCTGTTTCTCCTAATAACTTTAGAAAGAAAAAGGACAATCAGTATTCTTCCTTCGAAGGTATTAGTTATGGGGAAGGTCGTTATGGAAGCGTTCAAGGTCAAATCATAGTTCCTGAGAATTTCTCAGGAACTATTTTCTTAGGTGCCTTCACTTCAGCACTTCCTTCAGGTATACCTTCTTCATGCTGTGTGATTAATGCAAATTCTAATAGAGAGTTTATACTTCGAGATTTACCGGTCGGTAATTACTATATATTTGCAGCTGGGTTTAATCATCAAGTTCTTGCCGATAGTGTTCTAGCTTCCCAGAACTTTCTAAGAGCTCGACACTCTAAATCCATACAGATAACAAAGAAGCAAAAAATATCTCTAGAGTACGGTTTGAAATTGCGCTCTGAACAGGAGACCGATCCTCCGCTACTTGCATCTTTACCGCATATATATGAAAAAATTATTGAAATCATGAAAGATAGCAATTTTGAAGAAACAAAGGTTTTATCCAGTTGA